The window CTGCCCTTGGGCCACCTCGGCCACCGCCGCCCTCACCTCCTCCAGGAAGGCGAGGGGGAGGACATCTCTAGTGCTCCGGCCCGCCTTTTCCCAGGAGGCGAGAAGGGCCTCGAGGTCTTGCCGCCGCTTGCCCACAAGGTAGGGGCCCACCGTTTCGGCGAAGCGGCGGGCCGCCTCCAGCCCCCCCAGGAGGTAAACGGCATACCCCTTGTACCCCCCGGAAAAGCGTTTTTCCACCAGGCGGGACTGGAGCCCCAGGCGCAGGAGGAGGTGCTGCACTCCCCAGGCGAGCTCCTTGGAGGCGGTGGCGTAGTGGATGAGCCTCCCCTTCGGGTCCACCCCGCCGTCCCCGGTCCAAAGCCGCCCCAAAAAGCGGGCCACCTCCTCGGGAGGTAGGCCGAAGACCGCCTCGGGAAGGCGCTTCGTCTTCGCGTCAAGCCCGAGAAGCCCCATCCGCCTCAGGAAGGCCACCGCGCCCGCCTCTTGCCTCCGGTCCACGCGGCCTACGTAAACGTGGGCCACCCCCCGGCGCCAGACCACCCGGATGCGGGTGTTGGGGAAGGCCCGCAAAGCCTCCTCCATGGCGGCGAGCTCCTCCTCGGAGGAGGTATAGAGGTAAACGCCGGAAGGGTGACGGAGATGGCCTTCGGCCAGGGCGAAGCCCAAAAGGTCCAGCTCGTGGCCCTCCAGGTGGAGGGAAGGCCGATAGGAGAGGTGGCGGGGCAGGGCCACGTAATCCCCAGGCGCCAAGGTCCCCAAAGGCCGCCACCCCTCCGGGGTGTAGACGGGGTGGTTGGCCGTGGCCTCCAAGACCCGGCCCGTGGCGGTGCGGAGGGCGTAGACCTGGGCCTTTCCGCTCGGGAAGGCGGCCACCACGGGCCGCGGCACCAGGCGGAGGCGGGCCTCGTCCAGGGAAACCACCCAGACCCCCTTCGCCTCGCCCCGGACGATCTCCCCCACGCGCACCACCCTCCCGGTGCACCAGTCCACCACCCGGGCCCGGGCGGGGAGGCATTTGTTGAAGCCGTAGTTGGCGAAGGCCTCCAGCATGTCAAAGAGGCGGTTGGCCTCCTCCTCGGGCACGCCCCTTTCCTTGGCCCCCTGGACGAAGCGCTCCCGGTGGGACTTCATCTCCTCCACCTTCTTCTTGCCCATGGAGTTGTGGACCACAAGGTCCTCGGACACGAAGTTGGCGAAGGGGGGCACCCGGAGATCAAAGGTGCGGGCCTTTCCCGCAGGCTCTACCGCCACGATGGGGTCCCACAGAACCTGACCTTCTGCCAAGGCCTCGAGGCCCGGGTCGGCAAAGGCCTCCCCCAGGAGGAAGAGGCGGTGGCGGAAGAGGTAGCGGCGGGGGCGCTTGAGGTTAAGACCGCTGGAGAGGCAGCTCCCCGCTACGGCGACCCTTCTCCCCGCCTCACTCCAGGAAAGCCCGCTCCTTCTCTTGGCCTCCGAGATGCGGTAGGCCACCGCAGGAGGCACGAGGCGAAGGTGCCAGCCCTGGCCAGGAAGGCGTCTTCTGGCTTCAGCCTCCAAGGCAGCCAACCGTTCGCGCTTAGCCCCCAAGAGATAGGGGCCGATGAGCTCAGCAAAGCGAAGGATATCCTCCCGGCCCGAGATCAGAACCTCGTGGGCTCGAGGTCCCCTGGAGCGCAGTTGGCTCGTGATTCCCAGGCGGAGGAGGAGGTGGGCCACGTCCTGCGCCAAACCTAGGCTGGCCGAGCTGTACGAGATGCGCTTTTTCTCCACGGAGCCATCGGTGCTGAAGAGGCGGCCAAGGAAGAGGGCCAAGGCCTCCCTGCGGTAGCGGAACACCTCCTCGGGTACCCGCTTCTCCTCTGCCTTGGCCACCATCCCGGCCTCCACCACCAGGCGCTTCACCGGATCCTGGGCCCCGGGCCTCGGGGCCAGGGTGGCTAAGGTCACCACCCCCGTGGTGGGGTGGACGTAGGCTTTGACCTTGGCCCCCAAAGCCTCGGCGCACCGCCGATAGGCGGCCAGGAGCTCGGGGTCCTTGGAGTAGAAGAAGGCGTTCGGCCTCGTCCCCCTGCGGCCGGAGAGCTTCGTGTTACCGTCCCCTAGCAGCAAGGCCAAGAGGGTAACCCGTTCTTCGGGTGGGGCGAGATGTCCGGCCACAGGAAGTTCGGCAGGTACAGCGATGGGCGTACCCAGGGGCAGGTCGCAAAGGGGCTTCCACCCTTCCGGGGTCAGGAGAGGGTGGTCAGGGGTGAGGACTAGGGTGCGGCCGCTCCGGGTCCTGAGCCGCACCACCTCCCGGACGCCGCTTTCCAGAACCTCCAGCACCGGGACCCGGTAGAGGCGGTAATCGGGGCCGAGGGAGAAGACCTCCATGCCGGGCCGCACCTTCTCTATGGGCACCCTCTGACCCGTAGCCGCATCCAGGACCAGACTTCCCTCCGCCAAACACCGCCGGAGGAGGTCCGCCTCGCCCAGGGAGTACCCCGCCACGGCCGAGGCGATCTGCATGATCTGCTCCTGGTAGACGGGAATGCCGTAGGTCTCGTCCAGGATGGGCTTTAGGTACTTCTCGGCGTGGGGAAACTCGCTGTAGCTCACGGGCTCCAGCCCGTGGTGGCGGCGGATGTAGGTGGGGATGTGCTCCATGGGCCCGGGGCGGTAGAGGGAGAGGATGGCGATCAGGTCCTCAAAGCGCCGCGGCTTGAGGCCGCGGAGCGTGGCGGTCATCCCCCCCGACTCCAGCTGGAAGACCCCCTTGGTCTCCCCCCGGGAGAGGAGGGCGAAGGTCTTGGGGTCGTCCAGGGGGAGGGCATCGTAGTCCAGCTCCACCCCCTGGGACGCCTTGACGATGCGCTTGACCTCGTCCAGGAAGGTGAGGGTGCGGAGGCCCAAAAAGTCCATCTTCAAAAGGCCCAAGGCCTCCACCGCCCCCATGTCGTACTGGGTGACGGGCCGCCCTTCCTGGTCGCGCATGAGGGGGACGAGGTCCGTGAGGGGCTCGGCGGCGATCACCACCCCGGCGGCGTGGACGGAGGCGTGGCGGTTCAGGCCCTCCAGGCGCATGGCCACCTCGAGGACCTCCCGCACCTTGGGGTCCTTCTCCATCTCCGCCCTAAGCTCCGGCACCACCTGGATGGCCTCCTGCAGGGGCTTGGGCTTCCCGAACTGCACCGGGATGAGCTTGGCCAATTCCTCCGCCTTCTTGTGGGGGATGCCGTAGACCCGGGCCACGTCCTTGAGGGCGGCCTTGGAGGCGAGGCTTCCCAGGGTGCCGATCTGGGCCACCTTGTCCTCGCCGTAGCGCTCCCGCACGTACTGGATCACCCGGTCCCGCTCCCGGTCGGAGAAGTCCGTGTCAATGTCGGGCATGGAGACCCTCTCCGGGTTCAGGAAGCGCTCAAAGAGGAGGCCGAAGCGGAGGGGGTCAATGTTGGTGATCCCCACGGCGTAGGCCACCAGGCTCCCGGCGGCGCTCCCCCTGCCGGGCCCCACGGAGACGCCGTTTCTCCGGGCCCAGTTGATGTAGTCCTGGACGATGAGGAAGTAGCCGGGAAACCCCATGCGCTCTATCACGGAAAGCTCGTAAAGGGCCCGGTGGAAAATGGCCTCCGCCGTCCACTCCTTGACCCCGGCCAAAGGGGGGAGGCTCTTCATGAGCCTCTCCCAAGCCTCCCGCTCCACCTGGGCCAAGGCCTCGGCCAAGGCCTCCCCGTCCCCGTGGGGGGGAAGCTTCCCCAAAAGGCGGAAGACCTCCCGGTAGAAGCCCTCGGTGATCCGGTCCGGGTAGCGGCGGAGGAGCCCCTTGAAGGTGAGCTCCATGAGGTACTGGGCCTCGGTCCGCCCCTCGGGGAGGGGGAAGCGGGGGATGCGGTAGACCATCTTGTCCCCGATGGGCAGCTCCACGTTGCACATGCGGGCGATCTCCACGGTGTTGTCAAAGGGCTCGTCCCCCCACTCCTCCTCGGGGAACATGGCCCGCATCTCCTCGGGGGTCTTCACGTAGAACTCGTCGCAGGGGAAGCGCCAGCGCCCGGGGTCGTCCAGGGTGCTCTTGGACTGGATGGCGAGGAGGACCTCGTGGGCGCGGGCGTCCTCCTTCCTCACGTAATGGCCGTCGTTGGTGGCCACCATCCCCAGGCCGTACTTTCGGGCGAACTCCTTGAGGACCTCGTTGACCTTTTTCTGCTCGGGGAGGCCGTGGTTCTGGATCTCAATGAAGAAGCGGTCCTTGAAGATGGAGAGGTACTCGTTGAGCCGGGCCTCGGCCAGGTCCAGACGGTCCTGGAGGATGAACTGGGGGATCTCCGCCCCGAGGCACCCCGAGAGGGCGATGAGGCCCTCGGCGTGCTCGCGCAGGATCTCCCGGTCAATCCGGGGCTTTTCGTAAAACCCCTCCAGGTAAGCCCGGCTCGCCAGGCGCACCAGGTTCTGGTACCCCGTGAAGTCCTTGGCGAGGAGGGTGAGGTGAAAGTAGCCCCCGTCTAGGCCCTTTCCCCGCTTGCGGTCAAAGCGGCTTTCCGCCGCCACGTAGGCCTCGTAGCCCAGGATGGGCTTGATGCCCATTTCGGTGGCCTTCTTGTAGAACTCCACGGCCCCGAAGAGGTTGCCGTGGTCGGTCATGGCCAAGGCGGGGTCCTCGGGGGTCGTCTCCTTGACCCACTTGAGGAGGTCGGAAAGCTTCGCCGCCCCGTCCAGGAGGGAGAACTGGGTGTGCTGGTGGAGGTGGGCGAAGCGGAGCTTGCGGCCCATGGTCCCCAGTTTACCTTGCGGGGAGGGACCGGGGCGGCTAAACTAATGCATGAAATGATGCATCGCAAGCGCGTCTTAAGCGCCACCGAGGCCCGCGTCCACTTCGGCGAGGTGCTGAGGCGGGTGGAGGAAGGGGAGGTGATCGTGGTGGAGGGGCGGGGCAGGCCGCAGGCGGTCATCCTCTCCGTGAAGGCCTACGCCCGCCTCACCGCGGGGAAGGAGGACCCCTTGGAGGCCCTCCTCTCCTTTAACCGGGCCATCCGGGCCCGCTTGGGCAGGCCCCTTACCCCCCCTGAGGAGGTGGTTTCCGCCCTGAGGGAGGAGCGGGACCGTGAGCTGGGTGGTGCTGGACGCTAGCTTCCTCCTCCGCCTGCTCTTGGCGGCAGACCCAAGGGCCGAAGCCGTACGCCTCTACCGGGGCTGGAGGCAGGAAGACCGCCCCCTCGCCGCCCCCACCCTGGCCCTTTATGAAGCGGCCGACGCCCTTTACCGCTACGCCCTCGCCGGGGAGATGACCCTGGCCGAGGCCGAGACCTTTCTAGGGCACCTCCAGAGGCTCGGGATCCGGTTTTTCGCCGAGCCCTGGACCCACACCCGGGCCTTAGAACTGGCCTGGGCCTTGGGCCTAAAGGCCGCCTACGACGCCCACTACCTGGCCCTGGCCGAAGGGTTTCAGGGAGCCTTCTGGACCGCCGACAAAAGGCTGCACCAAAGGGCCCTCGAGGGCCAGGCCCAAGGGCTCCTTCCCGGCGTTTCCCTTCACCTTCTGGAACCATGACCCTGGGCGAGCTCCGGGAAGAGGTCTGGAACGCCCTGGCCCGCTACGACCTCGCCCTCCACCCCACGCCCCCCCACGGCCACCACCCCAACTTCCTGGGAGCCAGAAGGGCGGCCGAGCGGCTCCTCAAGACCCCCGAGTTCCAGGGGGCAAGGCGGGTCCTCGCGGGGATGGACGCCGTCCTCAAGCCCCTAAGGGAGGAGGCCCTGCGCCAGGGAAAGGAGCTCCTCCTCCCCCACCCCGACCGCCCGGGGGAGTTTCTGCTCCTAAGGGACGTGGACCCGAGGAAGCTCAAGCGGGTCCGGGAGGCCTACCGCTTCGGGGTCCGGGTGGCCCTGGAGGAGGCCACGCCGGACCTCGTCCTCATCGGGGCGGTGGCCGTGGACGAGGAGGGGGGCTGGGTGGGCAAGGGCTACGGCTTCCCCCAAAGCTGGCTCCGGGTAGAGGCCCCCTTCGCCACCCTCGCCCACCCGGTGATGGTCTATCCCCGCCTTCCCGTGCCCCCGGAAAGGCGGGTGGACCTCATCGCCACGCCCCAGCGCCTCCTCCGGCTAGGCTAGGGCGAGGCCCAGGGGGTCCTCCAGAATCCCCGCAAGGTGGCGGCAGAAGCGGGCGGCGTCCGCCCCGTCAATCAGGCGGTGGTCGTAGGTGAGGCTGAAGGGCATCACGAGCCGGGGCACGAAGGCCTCCTTCCCGGGGTCCCAAAGGGGTTTCATCTGGGAGCGGGAGACCCCGAGGATGGCCACCTCCGGCCAGTTGACGATGGGGGTGAAGCCGGTGCCGCCGATCCCCCCCAGGTTGGAGAGGCTGAAGGTGGCCCCCTGCATCTCCTCGGGGGAGAGCTTCCGCTCCCGGGCCCTTTGGGAGATCTCCTGAAGCTCCTCCGCCAGGCGCAAGACCCCTTTCCGGTCCACGTCGCGGATCACCGGGACCAAAAGGCCGTGGGGCGTGTCCACCGCCACCCCGATGTGGATGTAGTCCTTGTAGACGATCTCCTGGGCCTCCACGTCCAGGGAGGCGTTGAACTTGGGGAAGGCCTTCAGGGTGAGGGCCAGGGCCTTGAGGAGGAAGGCGGTGAGGGTGAGGCGGAACCCCTTCTCCTCGGCCTTCTTGGCGTACTGCTTGCGCAAAGCCTCCAGCTCGGTGACGTCCGCCTCGTCAAAGTGGGTGACCATGGGCACCTGGGCCCAGGCCTGGCTCATGGAGCGCACCGTGGCCTTGCGCACCCCGCTCATGGGCTCCCGGCGCACGGGGCCCCACTTGGTGAAGTCGGGAAGCCTGGGCGCGGGGGCCGCCGGAAGGGCCGCCGGGGCCGCCTCCCCAAGGCCCGCCGCCCGGCGCACGTCCTCCTCGGTGATGCGCCCGGCAAGCCCCGTGCCCCGGAGCCGGGTGAGGTCCACCCCGAGCTCCCGGGCGAGCCGCCTTATGGAGGGGGCCGCCGGGATGAGGCGGCGCTCGGAGGGCGCCTCCTGGGGGGCGGGAGGGGCTTCCTTGGGGGCGGGACGGGGCGCCTCCTCGGCCTTGGGGGCGGGCGCTTCCGGCCTTTCCTCCGCCTTAAGGGGAGGCGCTTCCGCCCCGCCCTCGGCCTCGGCGAGCTCCAGGAAGGGCTGTCCCGGGCGCACCTCGTCCCCCACCTTGACCAAAACCCGCTTCACCACGCCGCCCGCCTCCGCGGGCACCTCCACCACCGCCTTGTCCGTCTCCAGCTCCAGAAGGGGCTGGCCCGGCTCCACCCGGTCCCCTTCCTTCACCAGGACGCCCACCACGGTCGCCTGCGTTACGTTGTCGCCGAGTTCGGGTAGCTTGACCTCCATGCTCTCCCCCTACCGCCGGTGGGGCGGCACCTCCTCCAGCTTAAGGCCCAGGTCCTTCCTCGCCTGGTTCAGGGTCCTCTTCGTCACCTTGCCCTCCCCGTGGAGCAGGGCCAGGGCGGTGTAGGCGATGTGCCGGGCGTCCACCTCAAAGAAGTCCCTAAGGGCCTCCCGGGTGTCGGAGCGGCCGAAGCCGTCCGTGCCGAGGACGGCGAAGGGCCGGTCCACGTATCCCCGGATGAGGTTGGGTAGGGCCTTGAGGTAGTCGGTGGCGGCCACGATGGGCCCCTCGTGGCCCTCGAGGGCCTCCTGCACGTAGGGCCTGCGGGCCTTGCCCAAAAGGCGGGTCTCCCGCTCGGCCTCAATGGCGTCCACATAGAGGGCCTTGTAGCTGGTGGCGCTCCAGACGTCCGCCACCACGCCGTACTTGGCCAAAAGCTCCTGGGCCTTCAGGGCCTCGTTGAGGATGGGCCCGGTGCCGAAAAGCTGCACTTTTGGGCCCTTCCCCTCCCCCGCCCGGAAGAGGTAAAGCCCTTTTAGGATCCCCTCCTTGACCTTTTCCCGGGGCTCGGGCATGGGGGGGTGGACGTAGTTCTCGTTCTCAATGGTGATGTAGTAGAAGACGTCCTCCCCCCGGCCGTACATGCGGCGGAGGCCGTCCTCCAGGATCACGGCGAACTCGTAGGCGAAGGCGGGATCGTAGGCGAGGAGGTTGGGGGCGGCCAGGGCGTAGACGTGGCTTTGGCCGTCCTGGTGCTGAAGGCCCTCCCCCGCCAAGGTGGTGCGCCCCGCCGTGGCCCCGAGGAAGAAGCCCCGGGCGCGCTGGTCGGCGGCGGCCCAGACGAGGTCCCCGATCCTTTGCAGGCCGAACATGGAGTAGGTGATGAAGAAGGGGATGGTGGGGATGCCCCAGTGGGCGTAGGCGGTCCCGGCGGCGATGAACTCGGCCATGGCCCCGGCCTCGGTGATCCCCTCCTCCAGGATCTGCCCCTTCTGGCTCTCCTTGTAGGCGGTGAGGGTGCCCGCGTCCACGGGGACGTAGAGCTGCCCCTGGGGGGAGTAGACGCCCACCTGGGCGATCAGGGCCTCCATGCCAAAGGTGCGGGCCTCGTCGGGGACGATGGGGACGATGTACTTGCCGATCTTGGGGTGGCGGAGGAGCTTGGCGAGGATGCGCACGAAGGCCATGGTGGTGGAGATCTCCCGCCCCCCTGAGCCCTCGTAGAACTCCCGGAAGAACTCCTCCTCCGGGACCTCGAGGCCCCCCTGGAAGCGCACCCTCCTTTCGGGCACGAAGCCGCCCAGGGCCTTCCTCCGTTCCAGGAGGTAGCGGACCTCGGGGGAGTCCGGCCCCGGGTGGTAGTAGGGGAGCTCGGGAAGCTTCTCCTCGGGAATGGGGATGCCGAGGAAGCGCCTCGCCTCCTTCAGGTCCTCCTCGGTGAGCTTCTTCACCTGGTGGGCCACGTTCTTGGCCATGACCGTGGGGCCCATCCCGTAGCCCTTGATGGTCCGGGCGAGGATGACCACGGGGCTTCCCCTGTGCTCCACCGCGGCCTTGTAGGCGGCGTAGATCTTGACCATGTCGTGGCCGCCCCGGGACCGGGTGAGCTCGGTGAGCTCCTCGTCCGTCATCCCCTCAATGAGCTTCTTAAGCTCGGGGGTGTTGAAGAAGCGCTCCCTTAGCTCCTTGCCCCCGAAGGCGGCGTAGCGCTGGCTCTCCCCGTCCACCAGGGCCTCAAAGCGGCGGAGGAGGTGGCCCTCCTTATCCTTGGCGAGGAGCTCGTCCCAGGCCGAACCCCAGACCACCTTGATCACGCGCCAGCCCGCGCCCCTGTAGAGCCTTTCCAGCTCCTGGATGACCTTGGAGTTGCCCCGCACGGGGCCGTCTAAGCGCTGGAGGTTGCAGTTCACCACGAAGATGAGGTTGTCCAGGTTCTCCCGGGCGGCGAGGTGAAGCGCCCCCACCGTCTCGGGCTCGTCGTGCTCCCCGTCCCCGAGGAAGGCCCAGACCTTGGCGGAGCTTTTGGGCTTGAGGCCTCGGTCCTCGAGGTAGCGCATGAAGCGCGCCTGGTAGATGGCCTGGATGGGGCCGAGGCCCATGGAGACCGTGGGGAACTCCCAGAAGTCGGGCATGAGCCAAGGGTGGGGGTAGCTGGAAAGCCCCCGGCCCCCCGGCACCGGGGGGTGGACCTCGCGGCGGAAGTTCTCCAGGTCCTCCTCCTTAAGCCGCCCCTCCAAAAAGGCCCGGGCGTAGTTCCCGGGGGAGGCGTGGCCCTGGAAGAAGACGAGGTCCCGGTCCAGCCCCGCCTCCGGCCCGCGGAAGAAGTGGTTGAAGCCCACCTCGTAAAGCTCGGCGATGGAGGCGTAGGTGGCGATGTGCCCCCCGATGCCGTCCGCCTTCTTGTTGGCCCGGGTGACCATCATGGCCACGTTCCAGCGGAGGATGTTGGCGATGCGGCGCTCCAGCTCCAGGTCCCCGGGGTAAGGGGGCTCTTTCTCCTTGGGGAGGGTGTTGAGGTAGGGGGTGGAGAGGCGGTTTGCGGGGTAGACCCCATGGCGGAAGAGGTACTCGTCCAGAAGGCGCAAGAGCTCCTCCACCCGCTCGGGGCCCTCCACCTTGAGGACGTATTCCAAAGACTCCAGCCACTCCCGGTTCTCTATTTCTAGGAAGCGGGCCTTCTCCTCGGGCGAAAGGGCCTGGAAGGCCGCCTTCAGCTCCTTTTCCGTCATGGCCTCCTCCAAAACTACACTACACCTTCCCAGGACCAGTCTGCCCTCGAGGAGGTCCCCGCGTCCAATAAGACCTTCGCCGCGGTTGTGATAAGATCTTTTTATCATGGACCCGCGCCGCCTCAAGGCCTTCCTGGTCCTGGCGGAGGAAAAGAGCTTCCACAAGGCTGCGGAGCGCCTCTACCTCTCCCAGCCCGCCCTCACCCAGAGGATCCAGGCCCTGGAGCGGGAGCTCGGGGTGCGCCTTCTGGAAAGGCGCCCCTTCCGCCTGACCCCGGCGGGGGATCTGCTCCGCCGGGAAGGGGCGCGGCTCCTTAAGGAGCTGGAGGCCCTCAAGGAGGCGGTCCGGCGGGCGGGGCAGGAGGCCCTCCGCTTCGGGGTGCCGGAGAACCTCCTCCCCGACCTCATGCCCCTCCTGGACCACCTGCGCCGGGGGCTCGGCCAGGCGGTGGAGGTTCTGGAGATGCACACCCCCGAGCAGGTCCGGGCCCTCAAGGAGGGGCGCCTGGACTACGGCCTCGCGGGGCTCAAGGTGGAGGACCCGGAGGTGGCGAAGGAGCCCCTCCTCCGGGTGCCCATCGTGGTGGCCCTGCCCGAAACCCACCCCCTGGCCCCTAGGGCCCGGGTGCCCCTTCGGGCCCTGAAGGAGGAGCCCTTCCTCCTCCTTCCCAAGGACTTCCTCCCCCCCCTCTACGAGGCCTTCATGGAGGTCTTCCGCCGGGCGGGCTTCGCCCCCAAGGTGGTCCGGGAGGTGGCCCGCTTCTCCCAGGCGGTGAGCCTGGTGGCCGCGGGCCTCGGGGTCCACCTCACCCTCGCCCCCTACCGGGTCTACCCCCACCCCGGGGTGGTCCTGAGGCCCCTGGAGGAGGAGGCCGCCCTCGAGGTGGCCCTCATCTACGCCCGGCGCCCGCCCCCGCCCAGGCTGGAGGAGGTGCGCCGGCTCCTCCGCGCCCTCGCCCTGTAGAATGCCCCCATGGACCGCCTCGAGGCCGCCCTGAAGACCCACCCCGGCCTCAAGCGCCCCAAGAACGAGGACGCGGTGGGCGGGGAGGCCACCCCCTGGGGCGGGGTCTACGTGGTGGCCGACGGCATGGGGGGGCACCGGACGGGGGAGGTGGCCTCGAGGCTCGCCGTGGAGACCGTCTTGGCGAGGCTTTCCCGGGAGGAACCCCCTTCCCCCAAGGACCTCCTGGAGGCCCTGGAGGAGGCCAACGGGAGGATCCACCGGGAGGCCCAGCGCCCGGAGAACCGGGGGATGGGCACCACCTGCACCGTCCTCGTCCTGGACCTGCCCTACGCCCTGGTGGCCCACGTGGGGGACTCCCGGGCCTATTTGCTCAGGGAGGGGAACCTCCTC of the Thermus thermophilus HB8 genome contains:
- the dnaE gene encoding DNA polymerase III subunit alpha, producing the protein MGRKLRFAHLHQHTQFSLLDGAAKLSDLLKWVKETTPEDPALAMTDHGNLFGAVEFYKKATEMGIKPILGYEAYVAAESRFDRKRGKGLDGGYFHLTLLAKDFTGYQNLVRLASRAYLEGFYEKPRIDREILREHAEGLIALSGCLGAEIPQFILQDRLDLAEARLNEYLSIFKDRFFIEIQNHGLPEQKKVNEVLKEFARKYGLGMVATNDGHYVRKEDARAHEVLLAIQSKSTLDDPGRWRFPCDEFYVKTPEEMRAMFPEEEWGDEPFDNTVEIARMCNVELPIGDKMVYRIPRFPLPEGRTEAQYLMELTFKGLLRRYPDRITEGFYREVFRLLGKLPPHGDGEALAEALAQVEREAWERLMKSLPPLAGVKEWTAEAIFHRALYELSVIERMGFPGYFLIVQDYINWARRNGVSVGPGRGSAAGSLVAYAVGITNIDPLRFGLLFERFLNPERVSMPDIDTDFSDRERDRVIQYVRERYGEDKVAQIGTLGSLASKAALKDVARVYGIPHKKAEELAKLIPVQFGKPKPLQEAIQVVPELRAEMEKDPKVREVLEVAMRLEGLNRHASVHAAGVVIAAEPLTDLVPLMRDQEGRPVTQYDMGAVEALGLLKMDFLGLRTLTFLDEVKRIVKASQGVELDYDALPLDDPKTFALLSRGETKGVFQLESGGMTATLRGLKPRRFEDLIAILSLYRPGPMEHIPTYIRRHHGLEPVSYSEFPHAEKYLKPILDETYGIPVYQEQIMQIASAVAGYSLGEADLLRRCLAEGSLVLDAATGQRVPIEKVRPGMEVFSLGPDYRLYRVPVLEVLESGVREVVRLRTRSGRTLVLTPDHPLLTPEGWKPLCDLPLGTPIAVPAELPVAGHLAPPEERVTLLALLLGDGNTKLSGRRGTRPNAFFYSKDPELLAAYRRCAEALGAKVKAYVHPTTGVVTLATLAPRPGAQDPVKRLVVEAGMVAKAEEKRVPEEVFRYRREALALFLGRLFSTDGSVEKKRISYSSASLGLAQDVAHLLLRLGITSQLRSRGPRAHEVLISGREDILRFAELIGPYLLGAKRERLAALEAEARRRLPGQGWHLRLVPPAVAYRISEAKRRSGLSWSEAGRRVAVAGSCLSSGLNLKRPRRYLFRHRLFLLGEAFADPGLEALAEGQVLWDPIVAVEPAGKARTFDLRVPPFANFVSEDLVVHNSMGKKKVEEMKSHRERFVQGAKERGVPEEEANRLFDMLEAFANYGFNKCLPARARVVDWCTGRVVRVGEIVRGEAKGVWVVSLDEARLRLVPRPVVAAFPSGKAQVYALRTATGRVLEATANHPVYTPEGWRPLGTLAPGDYVALPRHLSYRPSLHLEGHELDLLGFALAEGHLRHPSGVYLYTSSEEELAAMEEALRAFPNTRIRVVWRRGVAHVYVGRVDRRQEAGAVAFLRRMGLLGLDAKTKRLPEAVFGLPPEEVARFLGRLWTGDGGVDPKGRLIHYATASKELAWGVQHLLLRLGLQSRLVEKRFSGGYKGYAVYLLGGLEAARRFAETVGPYLVGKRRQDLEALLASWEKAGRSTRDVLPLAFLEEVRAAVAEVAQGQVADLLREAGLAEGLLCLGRGRRGLSRATVGRLAALTGSLALLRLAEAEVYWDRVEAVEPLGEEEVFDLTVEGTHTFVAEDVIVHNSHAAAYSLLSYQTAYVKAHYPVEFMAALLSVERHDSDKVAEYIRDARAMGIEVLPPDVNRSGFDFLVQGRQILFGLSAVKNVGEAAAEAILRERERGGPYRSLGDFLKRLDEKVLNKRTLESLIKAGALDGFGERARLLASLEGLLKWAAENREKARSGMMGLFSEVEEPPLAEAAPLDEITRLRYEKEALGIYVSGHPILRYPGLRETATCTLEELPHLARDLPPRSRVLLAGMVEEVVRKPTKSGGMMARFVLSDETGALEAVAFGRAYDQVSPRLKEDTPVLVLAEVEREEGGVRVLAQAVWTYEELEQVPRALEVEVEASLLDDRGVAHLKSLLDEHAGTLPLYVRVQGAFGEALLALREVRVGEEALGALEAAGFRAYLLPDREVLLQGGQAGEAQEAVPF
- a CDS encoding type II toxin-antitoxin system prevent-host-death family antitoxin — encoded protein: MHRKRVLSATEARVHFGEVLRRVEEGEVIVVEGRGRPQAVILSVKAYARLTAGKEDPLEALLSFNRAIRARLGRPLTPPEEVVSALREERDRELGGAGR
- a CDS encoding type II toxin-antitoxin system VapC family toxin translates to MSWVVLDASFLLRLLLAADPRAEAVRLYRGWRQEDRPLAAPTLALYEAADALYRYALAGEMTLAEAETFLGHLQRLGIRFFAEPWTHTRALELAWALGLKAAYDAHYLALAEGFQGAFWTADKRLHQRALEGQAQGLLPGVSLHLLEP
- a CDS encoding 5-formyltetrahydrofolate cyclo-ligase; translated protein: MTLGELREEVWNALARYDLALHPTPPHGHHPNFLGARRAAERLLKTPEFQGARRVLAGMDAVLKPLREEALRQGKELLLPHPDRPGEFLLLRDVDPRKLKRVREAYRFGVRVALEEATPDLVLIGAVAVDEEGGWVGKGYGFPQSWLRVEAPFATLAHPVMVYPRLPVPPERRVDLIATPQRLLRLG
- a CDS encoding 2-oxo acid dehydrogenase subunit E2; the encoded protein is MEVKLPELGDNVTQATVVGVLVKEGDRVEPGQPLLELETDKAVVEVPAEAGGVVKRVLVKVGDEVRPGQPFLELAEAEGGAEAPPLKAEERPEAPAPKAEEAPRPAPKEAPPAPQEAPSERRLIPAAPSIRRLARELGVDLTRLRGTGLAGRITEEDVRRAAGLGEAAPAALPAAPAPRLPDFTKWGPVRREPMSGVRKATVRSMSQAWAQVPMVTHFDEADVTELEALRKQYAKKAEEKGFRLTLTAFLLKALALTLKAFPKFNASLDVEAQEIVYKDYIHIGVAVDTPHGLLVPVIRDVDRKGVLRLAEELQEISQRARERKLSPEEMQGATFSLSNLGGIGGTGFTPIVNWPEVAILGVSRSQMKPLWDPGKEAFVPRLVMPFSLTYDHRLIDGADAARFCRHLAGILEDPLGLALA
- the aceE gene encoding pyruvate dehydrogenase (acetyl-transferring), homodimeric type; the encoded protein is MTEKELKAAFQALSPEEKARFLEIENREWLESLEYVLKVEGPERVEELLRLLDEYLFRHGVYPANRLSTPYLNTLPKEKEPPYPGDLELERRIANILRWNVAMMVTRANKKADGIGGHIATYASIAELYEVGFNHFFRGPEAGLDRDLVFFQGHASPGNYARAFLEGRLKEEDLENFRREVHPPVPGGRGLSSYPHPWLMPDFWEFPTVSMGLGPIQAIYQARFMRYLEDRGLKPKSSAKVWAFLGDGEHDEPETVGALHLAARENLDNLIFVVNCNLQRLDGPVRGNSKVIQELERLYRGAGWRVIKVVWGSAWDELLAKDKEGHLLRRFEALVDGESQRYAAFGGKELRERFFNTPELKKLIEGMTDEELTELTRSRGGHDMVKIYAAYKAAVEHRGSPVVILARTIKGYGMGPTVMAKNVAHQVKKLTEEDLKEARRFLGIPIPEEKLPELPYYHPGPDSPEVRYLLERRKALGGFVPERRVRFQGGLEVPEEEFFREFYEGSGGREISTTMAFVRILAKLLRHPKIGKYIVPIVPDEARTFGMEALIAQVGVYSPQGQLYVPVDAGTLTAYKESQKGQILEEGITEAGAMAEFIAAGTAYAHWGIPTIPFFITYSMFGLQRIGDLVWAAADQRARGFFLGATAGRTTLAGEGLQHQDGQSHVYALAAPNLLAYDPAFAYEFAVILEDGLRRMYGRGEDVFYYITIENENYVHPPMPEPREKVKEGILKGLYLFRAGEGKGPKVQLFGTGPILNEALKAQELLAKYGVVADVWSATSYKALYVDAIEAERETRLLGKARRPYVQEALEGHEGPIVAATDYLKALPNLIRGYVDRPFAVLGTDGFGRSDTREALRDFFEVDARHIAYTALALLHGEGKVTKRTLNQARKDLGLKLEEVPPHRR
- a CDS encoding LysR family transcriptional regulator: MDPRRLKAFLVLAEEKSFHKAAERLYLSQPALTQRIQALERELGVRLLERRPFRLTPAGDLLRREGARLLKELEALKEAVRRAGQEALRFGVPENLLPDLMPLLDHLRRGLGQAVEVLEMHTPEQVRALKEGRLDYGLAGLKVEDPEVAKEPLLRVPIVVALPETHPLAPRARVPLRALKEEPFLLLPKDFLPPLYEAFMEVFRRAGFAPKVVREVARFSQAVSLVAAGLGVHLTLAPYRVYPHPGVVLRPLEEEAALEVALIYARRPPPPRLEEVRRLLRALAL